The Dehalococcoidia bacterium genome segment ATGACTTTATGGCTGCCAGTTTTCGCGCCCTGGTGGCATTAGTGTTACCTTGGCTAGTGGCTACATAGTCTAGATAGTCTCGAATGTCAGCCTTGGTGACCTCTGCTACTTCAAATTTGCCTCGCTGATGCAAGAAGGGGAGCAGCCCTTTTTCTATATCAAGCCGGTATCCTTTGATAGTGCCCTGAGAGAAACCCCTCTCAATCTGAAGATAACCCAGAAATTTGTTTAACTTGCTTCTCACGGTTTTCCTCTTTTTGAGCACTAGCGTAGCAGAGGACTAAATATATTTTTAGTAGTCAATACCCTGCCAAAAGAGGGCTTGACAAACAGGAAAAGTGGTAGTAGTATTGCCCGTATAGGGACAATATATGACCGCAAGGGTAATACAATGAAGCGGTTAGAGGCCAGAGGTGATTGAGTTAGGGCATGTTTATTGTTCTAGAATAATCTCGAAGATAAGTCAAGCAACAGGGCTCAGAGACCCCGAGTGTGGGTGTTCTTTGAGCCTTTCAGTTTTCTTGCGGCAGGATGCTCGGGAAATCATGGCGAGGCAGCTTCCTCTTCCTCTTCTTCCTCCCGTCCCGTGTGGTGCCATGACTGTAATCGGGGTCAGCACCCTGCCGAGAGGA includes the following:
- a CDS encoding site-specific integrase — encoded protein: MRSKLNKFLGYLQIERGFSQGTIKGYRLDIEKGLLPFLHQRGKFEVAEVTKADIRDYLDYVATSQGNTNATRARKLAAIKS